One window of the Cherax quadricarinatus isolate ZL_2023a chromosome 41, ASM3850222v1, whole genome shotgun sequence genome contains the following:
- the LOC128695866 gene encoding probable methyltransferase-like protein 24, with amino-acid sequence MGEYYLGRSSRRTARLWVMAVCMILLVLGLWDTRNLSHQSAEFLQLPETRLVFPVIEETLTAGNMLVETFSLKAPLQVFLHSSNPPRGPLYYMHRYSPQSTLHLKQDTSNWTDWRPELKNIGDYFRYLQTPQTSCRKLKRMGGTYACKKGQEDGKNMDGQKYVCMDPPLEVVGAKDARSCLALSFGIQHDTSFDEDVADLSCEVHMFDVFDFKPPLALENGIYFHVEGLARLRHLIFYDNLNKTVSVDTLRGHYLKHHLFPRPIHILKVDIENDEWESFRDIVQDPLFDAVGQVALEVHAVGLVKGPTRHSPPSVPREKWLQALQERYDLLRMIEARGFRRALYWDNVQENYTLYDEDGSRYETAGEVLYINTNWYNVTFKQNLASDGFKFREVT; translated from the exons ATGGGGGAGTATTACCTGGGAAGGAGCAGCAGACGAACTGCGAGGCTGTGGGTCATGGCAGTATGTATGATCTTGCTAGTGCTGGGTCTCTGGGATACCCGTAACCTATCTCACCAAAGTGCTGAGTTTCTCCAGTTGCCAGAGACTCGCTTGGTATTTCCAGTAATAGAGGAGACGCTGACTGCAGGCAACATGCTAGTGGAAACCTTTTCACTGAAGGCGCCCCTTCAGGTGTTTCTGCATTCCTCCAACCCACCTCGCGGACCCCTCTACTATATGCACAG GTACTCACCGCAATCGACTCTACATTTGAAGCAAGATACAAGCAACTGGACTGATTGGAGACCTGAACTGAAAAATATTGGTGATTACTTCAGGTACCTGCAAACGCCACAGACTTCCTGTCGAAAGCTGAAGAGGATGGGCGGAACATATGCATGTAAGAAGGGGCAAGAAGACGGAAAGAATATGGATGGCCAAAAG TACGTGTGTATGGACCCACCACTGGAGGTTGTCGGAGCCAAGGACGCTCGTAGTTGCCTCGCGTTATCTTTTGGCATCCAGCATGACACTTCCTTCGATGAGGATGTAGCTGACCTCTCCTGCGAAGTACACATGTTCGACGTGTTCGACTTCAAGCCGCCGCTGGCCCTAGAAAACGGAATCTATTTCCACGTT GAAGGACTCGCTAGGCTACGTCACCTCATCTTTTACGACAACCTCAACAAAACAGTTTCTGTGGATACCCTCAGGGGACACTACCTCAAGCACCATCTGTTCCCAAGACCCATACACATTCTCAAG GTGGACATCGAGAACGATGAGTGGGAATCCTTCAGAGACATCGTTCAGGACCCGCTCTTTGATGCTGTCGGTCAG GTGGCGCTGGAGGTGCATGCTGTGGGGCTGGTGAAGGGGCCCACTAGACACTCTCCACCGTCAGTTCCTCGGGAGAAGTGGCTGCAGGCGCTGCAGGAGAGGTACGACCTGCTCAGGATGATAGAG gcTCGAGGGTTCCGCAGGGCGTTGTACTGGGACAACGTCCAGGAAAACTACACCCTCTACGACGAAGATGGATCCAGATACGAGACGGCCGGGGAGGTACTTTACATCAACACCAACTGGTACAACGTCACCTTCAAGCAAAACTTGGCCAGTGATGGCTTCAAGTTTCGTGAGGTCACGTGA
- the LOC128695869 gene encoding probable methyltransferase-like protein 24, with translation MTVLSICKNCNALMKILIRKFHCGVCVTGTWSLLLVLGYLLMQHPTPQPREEHESLHFLTRRAYLVQGKYLSKYLPYVVVPVVEETLVMGNVLTQTSERVMLRPVTLRHSEPPRTTISYLIRVMPPMFANMPKDGAEWKPWGPKLKTISDYFRYLQTPQTSCHKLIRLGGSYCIAKKDHQYHFDGHKYVCVDSAMELLGNRDPQACLVLSFGTERDTSFDESASVIPCEIHMFDVLNYNPELAKFNDSVYFHVEGLSDKNIVKFYSNLNITNRLDTLRGHIFKHKLFPRPINILKVDIEDSEWEAFRDIAQDPLFDIVGQVAIEVHALQVAYLYKTPEEKLRALQDRYDVLRMIEARGFRRVLYWDNDQSTFLYDDDGTKLQTVGELLYVNTNWYNMTFKKELAAAGITYRRAK, from the exons ATGACTGTCTTGAGCATTTGCAAGAACTGTAACGCCTTGATGAAGATCCTTATAAGAAAGTTTCATTGCGGTGTGTGCGTGACGGGGACTTGGAGTCTGTTGCTGGTGCTCGGCTACCTCCTCATGCAACATCCCACACCCCAGCCTCGTGAGGAGCACGAATCTCTTCACTTCCTGACTAGGCGGGCGTACCTGGTGCAGGGAAAGTACCTGAGTAAATACCTACCCTACGTGGTGGTGCCTGTGGTGGAAGAGACGTTGGTAATGGGAAATGTTCTTACTCAAACTTCAGAGAGAGTGATGCTACGACCAGTGACGCTCCGTCATTCAGAGCCTCCCCGTACGACAATCTCTTACCTCATCAG GGTTATGCCTCCAATGTTCGCAAACATGCCGAAAGACGGTGCTGAATGGAAGCCTTGGGGACCTAAACTGAAGACGATTAGTGACTACTTCAGGTACCTGCAGACACCTCAGACCTCCTGTCATAAGCTAATAAGGCTTGGCGGTTCATACTGCATAGCCAAAAAGGACCATCAATATCACTTTGACGGCCACAAG TACGTGTGTGTGGACTCGGCTATGGAGCTCCTAGGAAACAGGGACCCCCAGGCATGCCTCGTTCTCTCCTTCGGCACAGAGAGGGACACCAGCTTCGACGAGAGCGCATCGGTTATCCCCTGCGAAATACATATGTTCGACGTGTTAAACTACAACCCGGAACTGGCCAAGTTTAACGACAGTGTCTACTTTCATGTG GAAGGGCTCTCCGACAAGAACATTGTTAAGTTTTACTCCAACCTTAACATAACCAACAGGCTGGACACGCTGAGGGGCCACATATTTAAACATAAACTATTCCCACGGCCCATTAACATTCTGAAG GTGGACATCGAGGACAGCGAGTGGGAAGCCTTCAGAGACATTGCCCAGGACCCACTCTTTGATATTGTTGGTCAG GTGGCGATAGAGGTTCACGCACTTCAGGTGGCCTACCTGTACAAGACACCCGAGGAGAAGCTGCGGGCGCTGCAGGATCGATACGACGTTCTCAGGATGATAGAG GCTCGTGGCTTCCGTCGAGTCTTGTACTGGGACAACGACCAATCTACATTCTTGTACGACGACGATGGCACCAAGCTGCAGACGGTGGGCGAGCTCCTCTACGTGAACACAAACTGGTACAACATGACCTTTAAGAAGGAACTAGCAGCAGCTGGGATCACCTACCGCCGGGCCAAGTGa